A single genomic interval of Zunongwangia sp. HGR-M22 harbors:
- a CDS encoding VIT domain-containing protein, whose translation MKKLILFSFLMFQASLTLFSQNSPEIKVGNKKLDLAKLNVDVKIAGNLATTTFELFFYNPNDERLEGELNFPLGEGREVSRFALDIKGKLREAVIVEKEKARVAFESTVRRRIDPALLEKTQGNNYKARIFPIEAKSYKRVVLAYDEELILNKGELFYQLPLEYDLKLENFNLKISVAGIDDASTLKSNLKFENFGGNLVSEIEKENFKLDQDFIFRIAENDAKPTFVAQDDFFYWYNSIEAKERIRPKPSKISIFWDVSYSEKDRQIQKEIDLLKSYFEYLRNVEVELITFDYKERKKSTFKVENGDSKALFEFLKSLIYDGGTAYNKLDFNSEDSEVILLFSDGLDNFGGFEEKFNLPIFAINSKTSADHKELQQVSLQSGGNYINLKNSGLEEAISKLKNQPLLFLGATSEDNSLEIYPKEKKILNKDFTLTGKGFENTTITLKFGFGNEVVNTIEINPVDAIDVKDWGIDKKWANQKIDFLNVQNEDLEDEIIEVSEDYQVLSDYTSLLVLDRLSDYIEYEVTPPDEMLAEYQDAMRRKKSSLANHQNNLKAKRLLIIDGYNDIQKWYGKAPKIDISKDTISQRTNDPVTSVVDSGEEAPEREPSSNSTSNSNSGEDIPGNENSNHLVKGNVTAAGDDFPLPGVNVIVKGTSNGVQADFDGNYQIYVDEGEKLIFSYIGFETQEVVVTGDLIDVELEENASTLNEVVVMGYQSESSNTRTSAVTALQGRVAGIQVVNDEEEIVSLRGANNLSNKDPIYIVNGNLVGEMPNLDSDDIAEFYSINSENATKLYGAQAVGGVVVIKTKELSEKEKDKIAELELKIENELELKGWNPNSAYIRQLKRTNSAEEAYQLYRELREEYNNMPSFYMDVADYFLSQNETEKAFRIISNIAEIELDNYELSRALAYKLEAEGKTGMAEYIYTKVLELRPEDIQSYRDLALIKIENGHFQEALELLYKIVSGELVEKDEARRFSGIEDISFVEMNNLITLHKNELDLSNIDKKFISPMKMDLRVVLDWNHNDTDIDLWVIDPKNEKCWYKNKKTKIGGKLSDDMTEGFGPESFKLKEAISGNYEMFIDYYSDNVQKISGPTFLKITVFKNYGTKEQQKTLKVYRLENSDDELKVGEINF comes from the coding sequence ATGAAAAAATTAATATTATTTTCTTTTCTGATGTTTCAGGCAAGCCTGACATTGTTTTCTCAGAACTCACCAGAAATTAAGGTTGGCAATAAAAAACTGGATCTTGCAAAACTAAACGTAGATGTGAAAATTGCCGGAAACCTAGCCACCACAACATTCGAATTATTTTTCTACAATCCAAACGATGAAAGACTGGAAGGTGAGTTAAATTTCCCACTAGGCGAAGGCCGGGAAGTAAGCCGGTTTGCGCTAGATATCAAAGGAAAGCTAAGAGAAGCGGTAATTGTTGAAAAGGAGAAAGCTCGCGTTGCTTTTGAAAGTACGGTTAGACGACGTATCGATCCTGCATTGCTTGAGAAAACGCAGGGAAATAATTATAAAGCACGAATTTTTCCTATCGAAGCGAAATCTTATAAACGTGTAGTTTTGGCTTATGATGAAGAACTGATTCTGAATAAAGGCGAATTATTTTATCAATTACCGTTAGAATATGATTTAAAACTCGAGAATTTTAACTTAAAAATTAGCGTGGCCGGTATTGATGATGCTTCTACTTTAAAATCAAACTTGAAATTCGAGAATTTTGGCGGAAATTTAGTTTCAGAAATTGAGAAGGAGAACTTTAAATTAGATCAGGATTTTATTTTCAGAATTGCTGAAAATGATGCAAAACCAACATTTGTAGCTCAGGATGACTTTTTTTACTGGTATAATTCTATAGAAGCCAAAGAGCGCATCAGGCCAAAACCTTCAAAAATCAGTATCTTTTGGGATGTTTCGTATTCAGAAAAAGATAGGCAAATTCAAAAGGAAATCGATCTTCTAAAAAGCTATTTTGAGTATTTAAGAAATGTTGAAGTCGAGTTAATCACATTCGACTATAAAGAGCGAAAAAAATCTACTTTTAAAGTCGAAAATGGAGACTCTAAAGCACTTTTCGAATTTTTAAAATCTCTAATTTATGACGGTGGTACGGCTTACAATAAATTAGATTTTAATAGTGAAGATAGTGAGGTTATTTTATTATTTAGCGATGGTTTAGACAATTTTGGAGGTTTTGAGGAGAAATTTAATCTTCCAATTTTTGCTATAAACAGCAAAACCTCAGCAGATCATAAAGAGCTTCAACAGGTTTCTTTGCAATCTGGCGGAAATTATATCAATCTTAAAAATTCGGGCTTAGAAGAAGCAATTTCAAAACTGAAAAATCAGCCTTTGTTATTCTTAGGAGCAACTTCAGAAGATAATTCGCTTGAAATTTATCCAAAAGAGAAAAAAATACTCAATAAAGATTTTACACTAACCGGTAAAGGTTTTGAAAATACAACGATTACTTTAAAATTTGGGTTTGGTAATGAAGTAGTGAATACGATCGAGATTAATCCTGTGGATGCGATCGATGTTAAAGATTGGGGAATCGATAAGAAATGGGCGAATCAAAAAATTGATTTCTTAAATGTCCAAAATGAGGATTTGGAAGATGAAATTATCGAAGTAAGTGAAGATTATCAGGTACTTTCAGATTATACATCCTTGTTGGTTTTAGATCGACTTTCAGATTATATCGAGTACGAAGTCACGCCACCAGACGAAATGTTAGCGGAGTATCAGGATGCGATGCGTCGTAAAAAATCCAGTCTTGCAAATCACCAAAATAACCTGAAAGCAAAACGTTTATTGATTATTGATGGATATAACGATATTCAAAAATGGTACGGGAAAGCGCCCAAAATTGATATTTCAAAAGATACTATTTCTCAAAGAACCAACGATCCTGTGACTAGCGTAGTAGATTCTGGCGAGGAAGCTCCAGAACGTGAACCAAGTTCAAATTCAACATCTAATTCAAATTCAGGAGAAGATATTCCCGGTAATGAGAATTCAAATCATTTAGTAAAAGGAAACGTAACGGCGGCAGGAGATGATTTTCCTTTACCGGGGGTGAATGTTATTGTTAAAGGAACCTCAAACGGAGTTCAAGCCGATTTTGACGGAAATTATCAAATTTATGTAGACGAAGGTGAAAAATTGATTTTCAGCTATATTGGTTTTGAAACTCAGGAAGTAGTTGTTACAGGAGATCTAATTGATGTAGAATTAGAAGAAAATGCTTCAACTTTAAATGAAGTAGTGGTTATGGGGTATCAGAGCGAATCGTCTAATACTAGGACGAGTGCTGTAACCGCGTTACAGGGTAGAGTTGCCGGAATTCAGGTAGTAAACGATGAAGAAGAAATTGTTAGTTTAAGAGGTGCAAATAATTTATCTAACAAAGACCCAATTTATATTGTGAATGGAAATTTAGTCGGTGAAATGCCTAATTTGGATTCTGATGATATAGCGGAGTTTTACAGTATAAATTCAGAAAATGCCACTAAACTTTATGGTGCTCAAGCGGTCGGCGGTGTAGTTGTTATTAAAACTAAAGAGCTTTCAGAAAAGGAAAAAGATAAAATAGCCGAGCTGGAATTGAAAATTGAAAATGAACTGGAATTAAAAGGATGGAATCCAAATTCAGCATATATTAGGCAACTCAAAAGAACAAATTCTGCGGAAGAAGCCTATCAATTATATCGCGAATTAAGAGAAGAATATAATAATATGCCGTCCTTTTATATGGATGTGGCCGATTATTTTCTGAGCCAAAATGAAACTGAAAAAGCCTTCAGAATTATTTCTAATATAGCTGAAATCGAATTAGATAATTATGAGTTGAGCCGAGCCTTAGCTTATAAACTGGAAGCGGAAGGAAAAACAGGAATGGCCGAGTATATTTATACCAAAGTTTTAGAATTGCGCCCTGAAGATATCCAGTCTTATCGTGATTTGGCATTAATTAAAATTGAAAATGGACATTTTCAGGAAGCTTTAGAATTGCTTTACAAAATTGTAAGTGGTGAATTAGTAGAAAAAGATGAAGCACGCAGATTTTCTGGAATCGAGGATATTTCTTTTGTAGAAATGAATAACCTAATCACGCTTCATAAAAATGAATTGGATTTATCGAATATTGATAAAAAGTTTATTAGTCCAATGAAAATGGATCTTCGCGTGGTGCTCGACTGGAATCATAACGATACTGATATTGATCTTTGGGTGATCGATCCTAAAAATGAAAAATGCTGGTACAAAAATAAAAAAACAAAAATAGGCGGGAAACTTTCTGATGATATGACCGAAGGCTTTGGCCCTGAGTCTTTTAAATTAAAAGAGGCTATAAGCGGCAATTACGAGATGTTTATTGATTATTATAGCGATAATGTTCAGAAAATATCTGGACCAACATTTTTAAAAATCACAGTTTTCAAAAATTACGGAACTAAAGAACAGCAAAAAACATTAAAAGTTTATAGATTAGAAAATAGTGACGACGAGCTAAAAGTCGGCGAAATAAACTTCTAA